The genomic window GCTTATCCTCTACATTAGACCTGGATAACCGTGACATGTTCGCCATCAGAAAGGATAGTGTCGTGATGTCACCTAGGGTTAGGGCTCAGCGCGGTCATGCCTGTCTCATGTGAGCGGAGCTAAGGTTGCTTTCCAGCCGAAATCCGAGCCCCTCTGTGGGTCGCCACTCGTCTCGATCTCGATCTTGCATTCCCAAAGACGTGTGCGCCGAAAATCCCATGGAAATCAATGCGAAAATCTTGGAACCGCAGCCATGGCAAAATATCCATGACCCTTTTAGGAGTAATCACCCTATCGCCCTAACAGACAACCATTGGGCTACGAGAGACGCTGCTTCAAATGCGGCCGGAGAGAGCGAAGAGTTTGGGGGAGCAACAAGACTTGGACGCTAAGGTACGAGAACTTGGCACGGAAACATTCTGGTCTTGTCCGGCTTGCCCGCCGCAACCAAGTTGACACCACTCAACCCGCCCGCCCTGGGCCTGGACTGGGGGTACAGAGTACAGGCACGCTCGCCAGCCTTTTTGGGTTGCGTCCGCCACCAGGAAATACCAGGTCTTTGATCCTTCCTCTGCAATCTGCAATCTTGCTTGCACCGTCTCCATCAAACTGAACGATGTAGGCAGAGCAAGACCCACTTGCCCTCTAGCCCTAGCATCCAACGCCCTAGAATGTCGGTTCATGGCCCCGAGCCACCGGTGCCGGCCGTTGTGGCAGCAAGTGACGCCGTCGAGGTGAAGAGCTCTGAGCGAGCCAGGCAGAGAGAGATCGCAGCGTACGTCGCCCACGCCCGCGCCCAACACCTTGATCTCACTCACCTAACTGTGACCCTCCTGTGTAGTTAcctcttggccgcctcgtTCCCTCCAGATCTCCCCGCCGCTTTCGCCGAAAAGGCCACGCTGAACTCGGATCCCATCCTCAATGGCCTCACTCAACTCGGCGCCCTGCGACTGGGCTGTGACAGAGCCTTTGTGTCTCTCATCGATAGAACATACCAATATGTCGTCTCGGAGATCACGCGATCACATTCGCTTTTTGACTTGATCTCCGACCCGGGAGACACCATCGCGATAGGTGTTTGCAAGCTGAGGAATTGCGATGGTGTGTGCCCGGCAACCATGAACGCGTTTATGGACGAGACAGGTGAATGGGTGAAAACAGGACCCGATGTCATTGCGAATAGAACGAGATATatcatcaacaacttcacGACACACCCCGACTACAAAGACCGCCCATATGTCAAGAATTACCCCTACTTCCGATCATACCTCGAGGTCCCTCTGGTCTCTTCGCTTGGGTACTTGATGGGAAGCTACTGCGTGGTGGACAGCAAGTTGAATGAgtttgacgatgacgaaaAAGTGGAGATTATGAACGAGATTgctgccgccatcatggcGCATCTGGAGAATGTTAGGATAAAGCAGAGCCGAGATCGTTCGGCCCAGCTAATACAAGGGTTAAGCGGATTCATCAGGCATGAACCACCCTCACAGCGGCCCTCCCGTGCGAGTGCTATACCTGGGCCGGCGCCCAGCGACCTCGATCCTCCGACAACGACGGAGCAGCCGGGCGGTATTGGAGGTTCCAACGACGACGGCAAATCCGCCGGCAGAGCTGATTCGACTGATGTGCAGTCGTCTGATGGGTCTCAACGACCGGAACCGATTAATGTCATTTCATCGTCGTCAATCGAGTCAGGCCAGTCTGGCCTCTCTTTGTTGTCGGAAGCCAGACAGACTCTTTCCGAgacacctccaacaaccccgcgGGACGAGGTCAATGAGAATCCGATGGAACAACAATTGAAGACGGCTATCGCTCGCACCGATGCAGACAAAGCCGCCATTGCAAACCCACCGGCCCCTTCATCGGAAACCTCGGAATCACACGGGAGTGGCTTCATATCTTCAGCCAACATTAAAACCACCTTCTTCCGAGCCGCCGGTACCATTCGACGCTCTATGGACATGGATGGCTTCATGTTTCTCGACGCAGTGCCAAGTTCTTATAGAGACAGGTCCGACCAGCCCACTCTGGGCAGCCAGCCAGGGATTCTCCACGACTATGAAGAAGGCCCATTTTGCTCTGCCATTGTCAAATCTTGTCTAGGGCCCACTGGTGAAAACATTACTCACTCTTCACAGACGCGCCTGCCTGAAGTATCGCTTCAACGGTTTATCCGCGCGTTCCCTCAGGGCAAAGTGTTTACCGCTGATGAATATGGCCCGATCGATGACAGTTACGGACCTGGGAAGCGATTCCAGTCCTCTCGTCAACAACCAGACCCAGCAACTGTACGACTGAAGGATGACATTGACGCCCTATTCCGAGTTTTGCCCTCTGCCAAATACGTCGTCTTCCTGCCGTTGTGGCATTTCCAGCGCGAATGCTGGTATGCTGCCAgtctgggttgggtggaggaCCCGACTCGGGCTATCGACATCACGGATATCGGTCTGGTATCTGCGTTCGGCAATTCCATCATGGCCGAGGTATCACGACTTGAAGCCCTCGCTGCCAGTCGCGCAAAGTCAGACTTTGTTTCATCCCTTAGCCATGAATTGCGCAGTCCACTTCATGGAATCATGGCCAGCAGCGAGTTGCTGCGAGAGAATATGTTGGACAGCCCACTCTTGTCGACTTTGGATATGCTGGATTCCTGCGCCACAACGTTACTCGACACGTTCAACAACTTACTCGACCACGCTGTGGTGACCCACACCGGCCGGGAACGTGACCACAAGTCACCGGCTGCACAGCTCCGAGTCACTGACTTGGGGCTGCTCGTGGAGGAAGTTGTGGAAGCCATCCGTGTCGGCCACCTATCTGGGAACGCCTTCCACATGCAATCGTCGATGCTCAAGAAGATAGCAGAACCAGTTAACAGCAGCGTACCCGACCGTCCATTACTCATCACCGTCCATGTCGCGATGAAATCTGCCTGGAGAATGCCCATCAACGTCGGTGCATGGAAGCGCATCGTCATGAACATTTTTGGAAATGCCCTGAAGTACACCTTGACTGGACGAATTGAGGTGAAACTCAAAACAGTTCAGCGACTGGATAAGACAGGGAAGTCTTCTGAGCATATCTCCTTCTCGGTGCAGGACACTGGGTTGGGAATGTCTTCTGACTATTTGAAGTATCACCTGTTCACTCCGTTTTCCCAGGAAAATAGCCACTCACCGGGCATGGGCCTCGGCCTCAGCATTGTCCAGCAACTGGTCAATGACCTCGGAGGCTTCGTTGAAGTTTACAGCTCGGTTGGCATAGGCACATGCGTCGAAGTCCTCGTTCCCCTGAATAAGGATGAGACGGATTCATCGGTGGCAGTGCCtgtccaacccccccagcaacTATTAGACGCACATCAACGCCAGCTCGCTGGTCGCACTTTGTGTCTGATCACGAGCGAAGCGTACAGTGCGTCCAACAACACTGGTCCAGGGGCCAACAAAGATCAGCGCCTTTGGACCATGAATGTCGAAAGGGCTTTGAAGTCCAACGCGGGTGAGACCCTTGGTATGACAGTGATCATACCAACACATAATGAGCCACTGCCAACCGCAGATATCTACGTTTTGGATTCTGGCGCGTCTCATGATACAGCACACAAAGACATTGATGACTTTATGGTCAGACATTCGCATATTGCGCCTTTGGTCTTGCTGTGCTCAGGCTCTGGGCCGCCATCATGCCTGAAGTCGAGTACAACAAAGAATCACCCTCttcacatccaccaccccctgggCCCCAGGAAACTGGCGGCAGTATTATGCGCGGCTCTTGAAGCCAAAACGCCTCTCAACATCGACACAGTCCGGCCCATCAATTCGGCCCAAGCATCTGCCGTCGCCAAATGGATTACGCCTGTCCCTCTCAGTCCGGGTGTTCCTGCGCTGGCGAAACTGAAAACAGAACTGGGACCAATAACCGGACCAGACCCTCGGCCGGCAGTGCCAGTGGAAGCGAAGACTAATAAGCCTATCACTTCACCAACGACGTCTAATGCTGGGGGCACCGCGCAATCCCCCTCCGCGCCCACCAGACATCTCTTGCTTGTTGAcgacaaccccatcaacatcaaactCCTCACACATGTGGTCCGCAAACTCAACCACACCTTTCTCACTGCAGCCAATGGCTTGGAAGCTGCACAACTTTACAAGAAATCCCTGGAAGGCCAGGGGGCGCGGTTTGATTTGGTGTTTATGGATATCAGCATGCCCATCATGAATGGCTTCGAGGCCACACGGGAAATTAGGCAGATGGAGGCCAACgcgggtgttgttgacaaaGTCAAGATTGTTGCTCTCACGGGACTAAGCAGCGACTTGAGCCGGAATGAGGCGACGGCGAGCGGGTGTGACTTGTTCCTGACGAAGCCAGTCAAGATGAATGTTGTCAGGGAGGTGCTGAATGAGCTGAACAACGATAGCGCAGGGGGGTGAGCAGGTAGCTCAGGATAGACTGATGGGTGGTAATATTTGTGGAAGGACGCAGCAGCAGATGTGATCTTGCGTCAAATCACGCTGCTGAGATCCAACAAGGACAAACAACGGAGGCGACAGGTGCACCGGCGTCCCACCATGCATGCCAGAATAAACAGGAATGGCTAGGTGTGTTCATAACGGAGAGCAAAACCATCGCAGTACCTCGCGCCGCGGTTTGTATATATACGAAGAGACGAATCTTGACAGAATTAGGTACCGGAGTTACTGGATAGGAAACACGCCGCAGCAATACACGGATGGCACTTGGGAGCGAAAGCGCAACGTGCGAAACCCACGCCCCATACAGGAGTTTGGGGCAGTGTtatttggggttgggattaCAAAAGGGGAGCACGAGACAACAATGGGATGATACACAGGTATGGATATGatgatatatatatacgttATCGAAATTATATCAAATAGAagactttttttctcttcgaCCACCGCAGTCTAACCCCCAAAACCGAATGTCAaaacccccccaactcctccaataCCCAAAGACtaaacaaaaagaaaggaGTCCACATCTAATAACCCAAACCTTGGAAACAACTCACCTCCTAACCCaataaccccccctcccatgcATCCTATCCTTCGCCTCGGGATCAAACCCCCTAATCCCAACCTTGTGAAGCGGCACACTCGGC from Podospora pseudoanserina strain CBS 124.78 chromosome 7 map unlocalized CBS124.78p_7.2, whole genome shotgun sequence includes these protein-coding regions:
- a CDS encoding uncharacterized protein (EggNog:ENOG503NVY0; COG:T), coding for MSVHGPEPPVPAVVAASDAVEVKSSERARQREIAAYLLAASFPPDLPAAFAEKATLNSDPILNGLTQLGALRLGCDRAFVSLIDRTYQYVVSEITRSHSLFDLISDPGDTIAIGVCKLRNCDGVCPATMNAFMDETGEWVKTGPDVIANRTRYIINNFTTHPDYKDRPYVKNYPYFRSYLEVPLVSSLGYLMGSYCVVDSKLNEFDDDEKVEIMNEIAAAIMAHLENVRIKQSRDRSAQLIQGLSGFIRHEPPSQRPSRASAIPGPAPSDLDPPTTTEQPGGIGGSNDDGKSAGRADSTDVQSSDGSQRPEPINVISSSSIESGQSGLSLLSEARQTLSETPPTTPRDEVNENPMEQQLKTAIARTDADKAAIANPPAPSSETSESHGSGFISSANIKTTFFRAAGTIRRSMDMDGFMFLDAVPSSYRDRSDQPTLGSQPGILHDYEEGPFCSAIVKSCLGPTGENITHSSQTRLPEVSLQRFIRAFPQGKVFTADEYGPIDDSYGPGKRFQSSRQQPDPATVRLKDDIDALFRVLPSAKYVVFLPLWHFQRECWYAASLGWVEDPTRAIDITDIGLVSAFGNSIMAEVSRLEALAASRAKSDFVSSLSHELRSPLHGIMASSELLRENMLDSPLLSTLDMLDSCATTLLDTFNNLLDHAVVTHTGRERDHKSPAAQLRVTDLGLLVEEVVEAIRVGHLSGNAFHMQSSMLKKIAEPVNSSVPDRPLLITVHVAMKSAWRMPINVGAWKRIVMNIFGNALKYTLTGRIEVKLKTVQRLDKTGKSSEHISFSVQDTGLGMSSDYLKYHLFTPFSQENSHSPGMGLGLSIVQQLVNDLGGFVEVYSSVGIGTCVEVLVPLNKDETDSSVAVPVQPPQQLLDAHQRQLAGRTLCLITSEAYSASNNTGPGANKDQRLWTMNVERALKSNAGETLGMTVIIPTHNEPLPTADIYVLDSGASHDTAHKDIDDFMVRHSHIAPLVLLCSGSGPPSCLKSSTTKNHPLHIHHPLGPRKLAAVLCAALEAKTPLNIDTVRPINSAQASAVAKWITPVPLSPGVPALAKLKTELGPITGPDPRPAVPVEAKTNKPITSPTTSNAGGTAQSPSAPTRHLLLVDDNPINIKLLTHVVRKLNHTFLTAANGLEAAQLYKKSLEGQGARFDLVFMDISMPIMNGFEATREIRQMEANAGVVDKVKIVALTGLSSDLSRNEATASGCDLFLTKPVKMNVVREVLNELNNDSAGG